A segment of the Salvelinus namaycush isolate Seneca chromosome 3, SaNama_1.0, whole genome shotgun sequence genome:
TGATATGGTGACGATGTAGGTTGTGTAGCGGTTAGTGGTTATGGTGTGAAGGTTTGGCATGGAGAGGTTTTTGTGCCtagtcacagacagctgttgtgttgtgtactgaagtccacaagtgaagggaaaaggtgagaggaggaaagcttgtagatgcgagaaggaatgtTACAACAAGTAAAGTCATAATGCtctatgtggctgctatgaaattgAACTGTGTGTGggggtgatcaggggtgtattcattctgacgattatgttgcaaaatgtttcttCAATAGAACAAAATGGggcgggacctacctgaatttgtccaatagaaccTTTCGAAACGTTTTGAAACTGTTTGGACTAAAAATTACAccccagatcagctagatgcaggcgagagtgtgcaaggcggtattgaatgtgtctccGCCTGTCACCTTGATCactccaatttgtctctcgacctgtgcacctacggtATAAACTTTCATTTCTAGGCTATAGGTTGTAGCAATCTCTTGATTGGTATAGGGCAAATCCTCCATAATCTTCAACGGCACCAACCGGCACTGCTGCGTATATAGTGTGAAGTGTGTCCTCATTTAGTAGTTGCATTGTGCTGCAGTGGGGTATGATAAGGCAAATTAAAGTGTGAATTCATAGTATTTtactgtcagccattgttgccattaatgctcATTcagaccaccagagggcatctttgagcaCATCTACTCCAGCCTGAAATAAATACTGCGGGCCTACAGTAAGACCACAAGACAGTTTTATGGGTTTAACTGAATGAATAATTATATTGAAGAAATTAGTCGCCTTTTCTTTCTAATGGGCCGAAAATTTTATTTTTAACTCAAGTTTCACACTGTGGTAAATAAACATGTTAAACAATATTTTCACTAAAAACACATTTATATTTGATAGGATGCCATTTAGACATTTTGTTATAAGATCACAATTTGTTATGTGGCGTGTGTGTTTCTATACAGGTATTATTATATGTAGGTATTAGGTATATAGGTATTATTGCATGTATACTAACCAATCGCAGTGAAATTAAATCTAGTCATGATCAGTTTCATATACTTCATAGTATATTGTCTTGATATTGTTGACGTTGTTGGTTGGCTAGCAAGCAAAACTTGACGTTAATTTACACACTGTTCACATTTTGGAAAACTGGTCCACCCACTTGGTAgctagcagtggaggctggtgggaggagctataggaggacgggctctgTGTAATGTCTGGattggaattaatggaacggagtcaaacgtggtttccgtATGTTTGATGCCGTttaatttattccattccagccattacaatgagcccatcctcctatagctcctcccaccagcctccactgatagctAGCTATCGTTAGTTCAAATAAAGCAAAATGATGTACTGATATGAAAGTGCAATTGTAAACCCAatgggtgcacatttttgtttttgccctagcactacacagctgattcaaataatcacaGTTTGaggattagttgattatttaaatcagctgtgtagtgctacgttaaaaaccaaaatgtgcatcTTTTGGGTCCCGAGGGTCGAGTCTGGCTGAAATTTATGAAAGAGGTCCCTTTCGGAGTGTTCTCGGTTGAACGTGAACGTGGACGCTCATCGGGCAGTctttgtgtaacagtataactttagtacgtcccctcgccccgacctcgggcgcgaacctctgcacacaacaacagtcacccacgaagcgtcgttacccatcgctccaaaaaagccgcggcccttgcagagcaaggggaaaccctacttcaagtctcagagcaagtgacgtaaccgattgaaacgctattagcgcgcacccccgctaactagctagccatttcacatccgttacatttgCACTTTGAAACCCACGCCCACCATGATGTATCGCACCGCCCACTGGGAGAAATGGTGAAAAGAGTGGGCGCGTTTGAGTGGTAAGGCTAAAGCAACCGACTGGGGAGGTATATCTCAGACAGCCAAAAGTCAGACACTAATGTGGTTTTCCAACCgcaaggctcagatcaacatggcagtgttgccattgtttataaaatgttttcattataatgttGAAAAAAAACATCTCTCCAAACCCCAtgtcacacactcacaaactgaaatcaTAACCTAATGATTGGTTGGCAATAGAGCCTCCCACAATACAAACgatggctgcaggatgaagtCATGAAGATGAACTGAAGTCATTGAAGATGACTTTTGATCACATGATTTTTGTAATGTTCATGCTGTTGACATGTAGGCGCAAGTCGGACAATTATtatccccataatgcaacacactttgaaagggCGACAAAAGTGATCCGCTCGAACGTGCCCTCTTGGGGACTGAGCAGCACAGGTTAACAATGCAGTGTGTGCATGCTCGTTTATTGACTGAGTGGCATGACAAAAGATGCATTACCTCTCCATGCTGTGGAGTTTGTGTAATGAGTGATCTGATTGAATCGCGGGTGTCCAGGAACCGACTAGTAGCATAGATGATATGTGGGGTAGCTCTAATGATAGCTAAACAATAAACATTTAGCCACTTATAGCTAGCTATTTAGCTATGACCATTTAATATGTTTGCTGAGTGTTAACGTTATGCTTGTGGTTGAATGCAATCTCTGTATATGCATTTAGGCAATTTCTTCTGTTACACAGCTGTCAATCGAAAACGTATGCACTGGTTGCCAAGTCGTTTGGGCTGTCTTCTCAGTCAGTGACTTTTTTTGCTACACAAGTCTACACTACATGTATGTCAAGTTTGTATTTGTAGCTAATGACAGTTTATACATTTCTTTCAGGCATTGATTCTTCAGCCAGATTACAAAAATGGTCTGGTTGCCAGATCCAAATGTTATGTAAAGATGGGAGATTCTGATAACGCATTGAGGGACGCAGAGGCCTCTCTCAAGGACAAATAATTCTTAAAGGTGCAGTTTAAACATTCGGCATCATTATTCAGCCCTGTTCTATGTTCAGCCTTTGGCTTTATTGTGTAGCTGTCATTGTATTATCTCTCAGCCAGTGTTTGCCGTTATTGAGGGAAGTTTTGTATTGTCTGTTTTGTTTGGAACGGAACAGCTGTATCCCCCTGTTGGCCAGCTACTGTACTGAAAGTCAAAGATTTTTTCTTTTCAATGACCACTAGGGCACACTGTTGTTTCTGATTTGTCATAATTTCCCAAGTAAAATCCATTGATTTATTTGTATTCCTCATTTCCCAGGGTTTGTATTAGAAAGCTGAAGCTTTATACACCATGGGCAACTTTGAGTttaccctggtgttttaccaCGGGGGGGAACAAACTGTGGCCAGAGCTGCAGGAATTTAGACTGGGAATCCAGAAGGCCCAAGAGGCTATCGACAACTCTGTGGGCAGTAAGTACTGGGTCAACATATTTTTGTAAAAGACCAACAGATTGAGTACCTCATTGTTCTCATAATGCAGTTTTTGTAAATTTTCCATATGGTTTTCTAAATCGCTTATCTTTCTACCACCGCAGGCCCCTCATCTGTGAAACTGGAAAACAAGGGGGACCTGTCCTTCTTCCACAAGGCAGATGAGGTGAGTCAATGGTAAAGCCTTGATATGATGAGCTGCATCTTTTTCATAATTCCTCCCACCTCTGCACGTGTGTCATCCTCATGATGAGTTCTGTGTGTGGGATTGATTGGCAGGTGAAGAAGGGACGGCCGAAGGGGGCTGATTCACCCCCTGAGAAGGGAGATGAGGCAGCAGAACAAGAAGACGCCTAAGAGTGAGAAGACGGCCAAGCAGTTTCTGGGAGAGCTCTACAGCGATAAGGAGTACCTAGAGAAGCTACTGAAAGATGAAGGTAGGGCAGCCAGAAATCTTTTACTTAGCATGTTCCTGTGTTTTCACTCTTATCTTCGTTTCAGTACACAATCAATACACTGTCACACTTGGGAAGATGCTCTTTTATCACGTACCCTATCTGGAGAATTGACCTCTACGTGTCTTTTGATTCCCTTTACACATTCATTATTATCAGCATGAATTACAGAGCCCAGTGTGTGGTAAAGGGCAAATATTCCATTAAAGTCAAAGTCATAAATGGCCTCCAGACTTGGTGAAAGGTAAAATGCGGGGAGGGGAGAGACTGCAGCACCTCATCCTCAACTGCATCACCTATCTGGACACACGCACTGAGTTCTGGCGCCAGCAGAAGCCCATCTATGCGCGGGTGAGAGACCGCAATCTCATGCAGCAGAAGTGGAACAAGACCCGGCAGAACCCTCCCTCTGATCCCACCCGTTTTGTACGCAAGAGCCTGGAAGAGATCGATGCAGGTAAGACAGAACAGAACCAAGGATGAATATGGCAGTTTGATGCTTATCAATACATCTTGGTCAATGGTAAACTCTTTATTTTTTTCTTCCCCTCTAAGCTTTGACCGCAGGCAATGCAGAGAGCAGCCCGAAGAAAGCTCTGGAGGTCCTGAAGTCAGTTCAATGCTGGTCAGAGGAGGTGGTTCCCAATAAGAAAGAGGTGCTGGGGAACCTTCACAGCTGCATTGGGAATGCCCTGATTGACCTGTGGGAAATGGACAGAGCACTAGACAACCATCAGAAGGACTTGGACCTGGCCAGATAATGGTGAGTGCTGTGGAGTGGACACTTAATTTCAGTTTGAAAGGTACACTCAACTACGCATTTATTTGGATAGTGAGGCTAAAACGTTTAATTTGGCTCTGTACGGCCAGGATTTTGTAGATCAAATGCTAACTTCCTCTCTTATTGGTAATGTTGAAAGGTTAGCATGTATTGGGGGCATGGTCTTTGTACATCTTTCTcaatcatcattattcacgattcattcatgattatccttaatcatggtagcattcacagtaatgtagaagtgttcagaaacattctgttcttatttacaatcaaaGTGACTCAAATTacataatacattatttaccattcatttctattgggcacaacatattccaaaacacaaccaaaacaaacagcaaatgcatccgacaagtttgtagagtcacaagcttgatgtagtcattgcgtacTAGGAATAtcggaccaaatactacacttttgactcCATTTAATAcactaagtgaatttgtccaaatagttgacaccttcaaatgaggggactagatacataaagtgcattcATATCTAAAAGGTAAAACATATGTATGAaaataacctcaaataaaagctgacattctgtactgtcgcctcataaaacatttgatctcaagtCTAAAATGCTttagtatagagccaaattaagaGTTTTAGCTTCACTATCCAAATACATACGTAGGGGAGAGTATATGATTTTCTAACGTCCCACATTTCAAATCAAGTGCTTTTCACACACTGCATCTTATTGTTTTAAGTGTTCTTTCGCTTTCTTTGTTGTCCAACAGCAAACTCCCAGACGCAAAGTCAAGGGCACTGCCGAGTGTACGCCAGAATAGGGAAGTTCCCACAGGCTATCGATGCGGAAGTGGAAACTCAAAGTATATGGCATCACATCTGTGTTTTTATACGTTTGGATTGTGTGATGAAGCAAATAGTTTTGTTTAATACAAAGGACTCCTAATGTATGTATTCACTGTGTCATTCTATTCACTGTGTTTGTGTATTTGCTTCTCCATCCTCAGCTGGGAGGAAAAGATCCCTCTGGCCTGTGGCGGTCTGGAGAGGACCTGGCTGTTCCATGAGATAGGTCGCTGCTACCTGGAGCTGAAGCGTCACACCAAGGCCCGGGACTACGGTGTTCGCTCACTCGCTGTAGCCGATGAAATGGCTGATGAGAAGTGGCAACTGAACGGCTGTGTGTTGTTGGCACTGTCAGAGAGTAAGTGCAGGTAGAATTGTGGAGAAACCCCTTGTTTGAGTCGTTGATAAGTTGTGATGTGTATAGCAATAGCAATGGCCCCCTGGCTTGTATTTTAAGTTCATCTTTACAGACTCTTAAAGAAAATGCCATTATCTCATGTCTGAGCTTGATCTAATTAAtataatgtattttttatgtaCTGTGGTTCCAttgaggggcggcaggtagcctagaggttcgAGTGTTGGGACAGTGTTGTTCGAATCActgagccggcaaggtggaaatATCTGCCGTTCtgcacttgagcaaggcagtAAACCCCCACAACTGCTCACCTGGCGCCGATGCCGTGGACGTCTgattgaggggttgggttaaatgcggaagacacatttcggttgaatgctttcagttgtgcaactgactaggtatcccttttCCCTTGACGTTTATGGGATTGAATGGGAAAATATCCATACAATTCTGATCGGATGCATATCAATGGTGATTCTTTTGAATTACAACCTGGGGACGGACACAAGTGATGATTTCATGGAAACTGTGATTAGTCTTGGTCTACTTGATCTTGGTCAAAGCATTGAACTGGTCCTAACAGTCCTTTCCTTCTGTGTCCCCTCCCAGTGAAGCTTGGCAACTTTTAAATCCAGTGTTGCCCACTTTGAAAGAGCTTTGGACAAGGCTAAGGTTCTCCAGGATGACCCTGCGAGGGATGCCATCCAGAAGGTTACCTGAACATCCTTGTCAATTCATGTCACTTCTTTCCTATTGTCAAATCACAATGGCTCACTGATACAATATTTCATGCCCTTATGTAGGCTGTCCGTGAGGCAAGGCAGCGTCTATGAGTGCTCATCAGAAGATGACTGAAGAGTAGCCACGGACAGATGTTCAAGGACAATGTAATAAAAACGGTCTTTTAAACATGCTTCTCTGACCTCCACTTGAGTTTTTTTGTatacttttcttttcttttgtttATTTATGTATAGAAAAATTGCACACATGCAAAATGTACATACCCCTTACAGAATAAACGTAGGAGATACAGCTGAGGAAAGGGCTTGACTCGGATGGGAACAAAATTGAATTATGCTATGATGTATTactttgaaaatgtattattCATCTACACAGGAATTCAATCATTACAGCTATGTAGTATAAGTTGATGTCTTTTCATTTGTTTCCTGTAGTATTGCAATAAATGCATGTTTCCAGTGTATTGTTTGTAGTGTCTCATTAATAAAGCGTTTTGTTAAGCCTTGCCTAGTGTTTCGGAGTCATCTTTGTTTGCAGTGTAACGTGCCACCGACTAATGATCCAGAAAGCAATTACTGTGTGTTGAGTCGTTGGCACTTGGCACACATGGTATTGTTAATCTAATTAAAACtatctgagagacagagagaacgaccCAGAAGCTTTATACAAGGAAATATAGGTTAGAAAGACGGTTAAGATGTGTTTGGATTGCCTTATGAAACTCATGAAATCTTGCTGATCTGGCACATTTTTCGGCAGAGCCTGTTAGCAGATGTTGGGTAACTTGGGTTTAATTGCCTATGTACATGTAAGCAGGCCATTGGAGACAAACAGACATGTACTGACTGGCACAATGCACCCAGTCAAAAATCATCTACAATTCTTTAGAACTGTGTACACGTTTCCCTGTAGTGTTTTTCTATCTGATTACAAGGCTAGTTCCCTTTACTTCTGCACTCTGACATCATTGATTCAGACTGGCATGCTGACAATGCTGTGATTCACTAAGCAGCTGATTCCCTTTTATATGGGTATTAAGAAATCCTGCCATGTTATCAGATCAGACATTGATCAGACACATCTGATCTCATAAAGTCCACAGACTGTTGAGCAAATTTCCTTTACAGAACATGCATTTCTGGAAACATTCTTATACAGAGCTTTATTTTTCAAGGAGTTTGTGTTGTGGATGAGGACCTAAAATCATTAACTGCCAAAATACAAAATTACTCGTTGTCACTTATGCCATGAATTATCAGACTTCCTGGCATCCATGGCTTATGGAATTTAAATTCAACAAAACTCATATGTAATTTTCTTCTCAGCCAGGAGCCAGGTCTACGTTGTCATTGCTGGGACGTTCGCGTTGATAAGAGCGGGGGCGCGCAAACGATAGGAAGCACCCCACCCTCAAGAGCACTAAGCCTTGCGCGTGCTCAAGAGCCCGTAGTTTCCGTTTTCTTTCCTAGTGTTGGGGGCAGATTTCTGCGCGGAGCGCCGACTGTCCTCTGCTTTCCAGCTTTGAAAACGCTTAAATTGCAGAGTCAGCGGCATACTCCTGACACAACAGGCACGGTAAGAAACCTCCGTCGGTAATCTCGCCCCATTCATATCAATATGATAGTTAGCCTAAATAGCCCGATTAGAAGCTGCTGTCATATAGTACGATCTTGGAACTTGACAGAAGTTATCAAAATCTCGCTTTTCAGACAAATCAAATTTCTTTAGTTCTGAAATAGGCTATCGCTGTTGTTCAAACGTGGCATCTGAGTTTGTACATGACATTGACACGCTGATTTGTTTTGTCTGTAGAGTGGTGATTGCATTGCAGCCACTCCCAGTTTCATCATTTCATTGTTACATGGTAGTAGCCGAGTTTACACCGTCGCACTAAAAACATTCTCATCTGACCACCTATTACTGAAGATTCACTCACCATAAATATTGGCTTTTTGATGTGCTGTTTCGAATGTCGTTTGTTTCTTGGTAAACTTGTCTAGCCTGTATCGGGATGACCACGctttaagaaaatattttttaaatcgaATTTCACGAACATATAGGCTATTGCGCCACTGACCGTCTGttactaaaaaatatataacttCTACATACTTTCCTTGGCGGTTTTTACAAATTTATTTTTATTCAAGTGCGTTTTTAAAGCGGATATACGAGTCCTTGTCCACACAAAAGGCTGGTATAATCAGTCGCAGGTGTTAATTTCTCACCCCGGCCTAGTCGTCAGAGGCTGAGCACACGCCGCTACTTTTTGTTAGGCAATCCTGCATAGCCTATATCTGAATCTCGCTCATTAATCGACCTAATTCAGTACCAAATTGCTgatgcatatttttttatttattggttTTATGGATGAATGTTAATGCATTCTAATTGACTCTCGTTTCCCAATTACGTTTTCCCCACCTACATGTATCATGCAGATAGTTCAAGCCGATTATGTGGATGTTTTGAGGATTCAGAGCCCATGAAGGCGTGCATTACACACACATCCTCGTCTCACATACCACTCCAAAGATGCCAGCTGTGCTTAAACCATTTAGTAGTCAGGTCGATAGAGCCAAGCCAACCACCCAATGCCTTTATCACTTTGATTTATTACTCCGAATAATCTGATGTCCAGGCCGCAAACCGGCGGAGGCCTTGCCCACAATGAGCTCTGATTCGGCAGGACTCcacagaggagacacagagaaacCGCTGCAGTACAGTAATTATATAAGGAGAGTCTGCTGCTCCCTATACCTCTCTTATTAGAAATTCCAAAATAGATAATTTGACTCCCTCCCTCAGAAAGTGAAAGGTGGTATCCCAAATCTTTGCACAAGGGAAGATTTGTCagatttatacttttttttaatttttttttacagcttGGAGTTTAAAGgaattccagcaccatttcattGTTTATGCTGTACAGTTTCAAATATTAAGTTCCTGTTTTCCAAGTATTGAATTTGTATGAGTTTCATTTGTATCATTATTATTGCATGTATTTTCAGGATGCAAATCTTTTGTCTAAACCAGTGTTTATCATTAGGTCCATTGAGGAACCCAGATATGGATGCTGAGCAGAACCAGGTGTTGGACACCGCATCAGAGACTCGAGAGCAACAGGAGACTGGAGCAGGAGACTGCCCCCAGTCACAACTCGCCTCTCCAATAGATCCTGCAGAATCACCAGTGAATGTGCAAGAAGTGGAGCGTTTGCCAGATATGGTGACAGAATCAGGAATGTCAGAAGAAATGCAAGAGACGGCGCCCAAAGCAGAAAAATCACCAAAGAAAATGTCTGAATCTCCTGAGAAGGTTCCAGAGACATCTACAGAAGTTGTGACTAAAGCAGAGAAGTACCCAGAAAAACAACCAGAACTAGAGAGCTCAACAAAGGTCTCTGAGTCAGCTACAGCATTGTACTTGGAACCAGAAAAAATCCAGACCACAGAGCCTGACAAGCAGCCAATGCCAGAGAAAACACCAGAGCCTCTGCCTTTAGATGAGCCTCTAGCAGAGAATAACATTGAAACTGCGCCAGAGAAAATGGCTGAACCCGTCCCAGAGGCTGTTAAACTGTCTGAGCAGGCAGCACCCGAGCCTGTCACACAGCCAGAATCTGAGGACGTGAAACTGCTCAAACCAGAAGAGAAAGAGCCTGAGGAATCTGAGAAGCAGGCAGAATCTGGGATTGTGTTGGCGGTGGTGCCAGAGATGTCAGCGGAGCCTAAAACTGTAAAAGAAGTGGAGGCAGACAAGCAGACCGAAATTGTACTGGAACCAGAGCCAAAGAAACCAGTAGAGGCTGAGACTGTGATGGAAGAGAAACTGGTAGAAGCTGAAATTGTAAAAGAAGTAGAGTCAGAGAAACGGGCAGAAGGTGATGCAGTGGAGCAGCAGAAGGCCGAAGTTGTCGAGCAGATTCCCGCTCCTGGCACCCTGTCTTTCGCCTTCCTGGAGCATGAGCTGACCAAAGCCACACTTCGCACCTCTCGCACTCTAATCATCCTCAGAGGCCTCCCCGGCAGCGGCAAGAGCCTCTTGGCACGTGCTATTGCAGATAGCTACCAGGGTCTCTGCACTGTCTGCTGTGCTGATGACCATGGTGTGAAACCGGAGAGTCCAGAAGCATCGGCAGATGGGTACAAGGCTTTTGACGATGCTGTGGTAGCCTGCTGCAGTGTAGGAACATCTGCTcaagtgatagtggtggatgacACCAACCATACCCATGATCGGCTGGCCCGCCTGGGGGAGGTGGCAGAGCAGCACCGGCTGGTGGCCATGTTTCTGGAGCCCCGCACTGAGTGGAGCAGAGACTTGCCACAGCTGGTCAAGAAAACTCAGCGGGGGCTAGAGGAGGCCCAGATCCAGGCCATGAAAGTTCCTCTTGAGGAGACGTCCCTGCCCCTTTTCTTTGGCTGGTTCCTTCTCCCTGGCATCCAGGACAAGGTCAGGTGCACGTCCATGGATTTCCTGAAGACACTGGACACTCTTGAGGCCTTCAAGAAGCACTTGCCTGACTGTGAGTACAGCACAACGGTCTTGTGATGCACACACTTCCATTGTTTATCTGAATCTGATTTTAGTCTCTTGAGCTTGACTGCGACAACTGAGCTTGCTTTGTTTTTTTTTCAGTCACTGTTGAGGCTGAGAAAGAGGTGGACCTGGAGCAGTATTTCCAAGCCAATGGCACTCTTCATTGCACTACCAAATTCTGTGACTATGGCAAGGCTGAGGGAGCCAAGGAATATGCAGATAAACCAGTAAGTCTGAAAgaatattgaacaaaaatataaagtcaacatgcaacaatttcaatgattttactgagttacagttcatataagataATCACTCAATTGAAATATATTAATTTAATCCCTAAtcgatggatttcacatgactgggcaggggtggagcggtgggcccacccacttgggagccaggcccagccaatcagaatgtttCCCCCCATAAAATGGCTTTGTTACAGAAAAATACTTttccgtttcatcagctgtccaggtggctggtctcatacaatctcgcaggtgaagaagccggctGTGAAGTTCCTGGGCTGCCATAGTTACATGTGGTCAGCGGTtgcgaggccggttggacgtactgcaagattctctaaaatgatgttggtggCTTATGCTAGAGAAATTAACTTTAAATtctcttgcaac
Coding sequences within it:
- the LOC120034128 gene encoding tetratricopeptide repeat protein 25-like, whose protein sequence is MRQQNKKTPKSEKTAKQFLGELYSDKEYLEKLLKDEDLVKGKMRGGERLQHLILNCITYLDTRTEFWRQQKPIYARVRDRNLMQQKWNKTRQNPPSDPTRFVRKSLEEIDAALTAGNAESSPKKALEVLKSVQCWSEEVVPNKKEVLGNLHSCIGNALIDLWEMDRALDNHQKDLDLAR
- the LOC120033958 gene encoding 2',3'-cyclic-nucleotide 3'-phosphodiesterase-like → MDAEQNQVLDTASETREQQETGAGDCPQSQLASPIDPAESPVNVQEVERLPDMVTESGMSEEMQETAPKAEKSPKKMSESPEKVPETSTEVVTKAEKYPEKQPELESSTKVSESATALYLEPEKIQTTEPDKQPMPEKTPEPLPLDEPLAENNIETAPEKMAEPVPEAVKLSEQAAPEPVTQPESEDVKLLKPEEKEPEESEKQAESGIVLAVVPEMSAEPKTVKEVEADKQTEIVLEPEPKKPVEAETVMEEKLVEAEIVKEVESEKRAEGDAVEQQKAEVVEQIPAPGTLSFAFLEHELTKATLRTSRTLIILRGLPGSGKSLLARAIADSYQGLCTVCCADDHGVKPESPEASADGYKAFDDAVVACCSVGTSAQVIVVDDTNHTHDRLARLGEVAEQHRLVAMFLEPRTEWSRDLPQLVKKTQRGLEEAQIQAMKVPLEETSLPLFFGWFLLPGIQDKVRCTSMDFLKTLDTLEAFKKHLPDFTVEAEKEVDLEQYFQANGTLHCTTKFCDYGKAEGAKEYADKPAIKELYGSAFELSLSALFVTPRTVGARVSLSEDQLTLWPADAEKEAVSVVPAAATLPAGSRAHITLGCAEGVEPQQTGFDLLEILALQQEGQEGELVEEMELGSLTYYGKGRWLLSLREPVSAQACFSSLYGPKKADSTKKDGDKKKKQKCTIL